Sequence from the Cydia pomonella isolate Wapato2018A chromosome 21, ilCydPomo1, whole genome shotgun sequence genome:
AAACATACACAATTACACAGGCTAACCTTACTattcttggaggatttaaaaactggagacaccttgactgtaattttctgtacaaaacagtctgctgatttttgcgggggaggggcacgtcaaatgtatggctatttctacGTAGCATAccaatagccatgtcagataatcgtcagtccatacaatataatatgaatatgaccattggccgagctttTCGATAGAgtggtaagctcttaaaggcgtctccagttgttaaatcctccaagttacTATTATACTATTTTctattatacattatattatcttatactattttattttgtgcgTAACAGTTAACCGTCATACACACCCAGATAAAAACCGGCGCAATCAAACCGATAAACTGATTTTGATGAAAGATATCTAAGAACCACCTCTAGATAACCTGCTTTGCTGTTGCAAGTCGGTACACCTGATTAAGAGCTATGGTACCAGTGCTACAGACAGACATAGCGGTCAAACTTCTAACACCAAAAACAGGGTTAAAAAATgatgtattaattttaattaatttaataatcaatttaCTTCTGTATGATAATATACCTTGCCAAATCCCTCGACCACGGTGCCCTGGACTATGAGCCGCATCTTTCTGTTTCGAACACCTCGCGCTTTTCCTAACCGCGCCACGATGTCACCCGTTATACCATAACAGTAGGATAAATTGATCCactgaaaaaaaacattttactacagaattattttttaccatgtgtaggcaggtacaggcagctgtgtccccccccccccacttcAACTTGCGGTATCTGCTCCCTCCCGCCCTAAGCCTCCGGCTATATCAAcatatcccccccccccccccccccacctccttagttcactggctggctacgcccttgagGGTCAGTAACGGCAGCCATTACATACCTTGTCGGTCATACATTAATACCCAACATTTTTAGATTATAATAATCTGCAATCAcagatttatgaaaaaaataacacttaatATCTTCGATGTCACGATTTTCAGCCTGTCGATTTAAGAAGCCTCAACTTTCTTAGGTACATACACTTGGgctacaaataagatcgtgtcagatatttttgtggccttcgttgtgtaacatattgttgcaggtgactgtaGCATCTCTCTTATAGGACTTACCACGAGGTTGGGGCAGGTCCGGACGATCTCCTCGACGCAGGTATCGTTGATCTTGACGTTGGAGCCGAGCTGCAGACGTTGCAGCGCCGGGCCCGCCACGCTACATGCCGCTTTTGCCCCACGTCCGGTCACACCTAATTTAATTACATCATTTGTATGCAGATGGTATTACAACGTGAGACTGTCAAGTAAAAAGACAAAAGAACTGAGGATTTAcagcaaaaatcgaaaatacctctctatcgctcgaatacgcaagagCGACAGAAAGTACACAGATAACGAATTTTAGATTTTCGCGATAGGTCCTCTGTAGTAGTTGGTAATCACAATAGGTCAGAAATGTTCACAGTGATACAAAGGCTTAGGAGATGTTATAGACCCTAACAATGCACTTGAATCTTAGAAACTACTACTGATTCAAACCCTACACCCATGGGCGTAGGAAGGCACAGGCAGTgggagctcaaattgtacatacaatgtatgccacTATGGGGCGTCTGCCCCCCTAGGCCTCCGGCGATATCAACACACCACAGCCCTAAGTAAAAAAGCTTACCTAAACAACCTTCTAAATACAGGTCATTGAGCCGTCCAAAACCACAGCACGCCTTTTCCAGCCACTCATCCGTCACATTAGGGTTGAAGCTCACATCCAAACGTCGTAATCTCAACCGTCCAATAGACTCTGCCCAATCATCTCCCAATTCCATCTTCTTTTCCCAACGCAAACATAAATCCTCTAATTCGGGGAGCTTATCCAATACAGAATGGACATTCTGAAAGATTTCTCTAGGAACATATACCAGTTCAAATTTCTTTAAATGCGTTAGGTGTTTCGCAGCAGAGAGTAGATGACGGAAATCCAATGCTTCACACTCTTTAAAGCATAGACCCTTTAGTTTTGCAGAGTGTGGAGTTACCAAGCACTTTCCAGTAATTTCTTCAGCACCCCAAACAACCAATTCCTCGATGTTGTAGTTCATCAGCCAATGCCTGACGCACTTATCTGTCAACTGTTTTTTATTCATACAGCATGTATTTCCATAATAAGCCTTTAGTATAAAGCAGTAGAGACCACAAAAAGCAAAGCATTCTTTGAAATTCGATGTTTTAACGTAATGTGTATGAAGTATCCTTACAGAATCGCAGCCCCTGAAATGTACTCGCTTTAGCTTCTTGAAGGTCTTTGTTGATCCACTTGATAAGGCATCTTCTTGTAATCCATAAAACTGCAACATGGAATTTATTACAAATTCCACATAGGACGAGCCacgttacattttttttgtctgaTTTTTATTGAGGCTTTGCCCGCTTTGGACACTCTAGGTGAACACGGCAGCCTCATGGGTGCTTTCATAGTTCCCTACTCAAGGGAGATAAATAAAGTGATATACACTGATTGCTATGTctgagggctcctctacacgatggcccagcgtaggccagtctaagggacgcagctatgcggtgaaatgagatagcaataccacttgctccctctaacgcataaatgcgtccctagaaCTGGCCTATGctaggccatcgtgtagaggagccatgatAAAAGCTATGCCAACCAAAATTGATCTATCCATCGTGCATGGAGCCCAAACTACCAAAATCTTTTTTTCTCAACTCCGAATTCCGGACGCAGTCCTACAACACGTGAGAAAAGTCATCAGGCTTCTGAAAGTCTACACACAGGTAACAGTTTAACACCCATCATACATAGAAACTTGTTTGTAGGGATGTGTCCGGAGTCCGGACTAGGCCTATAACCGctaaaatcgaagttcgtcaattgcgggaatgtttctctgtcactctaattatgttTTAGGGAGagcaaaagagaaagatccccgcaatttacgaatttcgtttttcgcggtagacctTCAGACTCGGAAAGCCGAGACGCCCGAGACTAACCTAAATATCTCTTCACCTTATCAGAAGAAACCACAGTATATTGAAATTTCCCTATTGAAGTTTTGGTTCCCTATAATTATATGATCAAAATAGTTGTGTCATACATGACTAATGATCCGTTATACATAGAATTACTCTAATAGTTACCGTAACATCTTCTAAATCAGGACAGTTCTTTCGTATAACCTCCAAACTGTGTTCATTTACACAATCCGTTTTCTTGATGCAGGAGCCCCATTTCCTTGTTAATTGTTTAAACTTCTCCGGATCATCTTCCTCCATTTTTAGTATGCGTTGGGTACGTGAAGCCCTGTGACCATACCAGGGATATTCTATGCTTATACCAACATCTGGAAAATATATGGTGTTGACTTTTTAATTTGAGATAAGGAAGTGATTATTTGATGAAGTGGCATGGGGTGTAAATGCCTTTgtgttgtaaaataaataataaacaaatatttgaggacaatcttTCACAGATCAATCTAGCCAAAAACTAAAGCTTGTACTGCTTGTACTAAAGTAAAGCTTATACTATTGGTACTAGGATGATAATCATacttgattaaataaatacatgctGAGATACATACAACAGTTTAAAACTCAGGACTAAATATTTGCGGTAAACACAAATGGGTGACCCTACTGAGATTAGAACCCCGGACCTCCTGCTTCGAAAGCAGCGTCACTGCCAGCTAGGGCCTAAGGTTTAAAAATCGACCAAGTACGAGTCGAACTCTCACcgcaggaagggttccgtaccattatctataaaaacggtcacccatccaaggaCTGACCCCACCCGAcattgcttaacttcggtgattggatgagaacctcgagattggaaagaaatatttattttattctgtttttagtatttgttgtataacaaatatataatctgtagaaatttcaactggctcactatcacagttcatgagatacagcctggtgacaaatggacggacgaacggacatcggagtctcagtaatagggtcccgtttgaccctttaggcatgaaaccctaaaaatgacctaGGATATAACCACCGAGAAACTGTTatgtagaaatatttatattccttttttattgtggacgtaccacattacaatcACAAACAATATTGCAATTAATGTTGCAATGCTAACACATATCCTCAGAGTTGGTTAAAGTTGTAAACCCTAAAGTGCAGATGTCGCTAGTGACATTGTTACAGTTGGACCTGCAAGTGGTCATTGTGGTTGACATCtgtgtatacaatttatagttATGTATGTGACTGTAGTCATCTTACCCTGAAGGTACCGGAAGATTACATCCTGCCAACCACGGCTGATTCGCTCTGACCTGATAACATCTTCAGTGGCCAACAAGTTCAGTACAAGTCGCCAGCAGTCTTCATTCAATATGTCCAATATAGTCACCATTCtctaaaatttttaaattatattttggaagagtaataaatgtatatatacttttttactGCATTATGTACCCTTTGAAGGGTAAAAATACTATCAGAtaccaaatatatttttctatataatttttatttcataagaacAATTCCTCGATTTTGAATTATGTGCTAtagtagatttttatttattttgaagcctataaaaagttataaagcctATAAACTTTATGTGTTGACTTATTCAGAATGAATTAAAAGTAGTTgtttaaacatttaattttgttatattacaTTAACTTATGGGAGGCGTGCGCAGAGTCGAAGACAACACATAAAGGctcttttgacactttaaagAGATGTAAGGAGTACACCGAttggatgctgcccttgcccgagTAACTCACACAGAGGCAACACCTTCCAGGGTGTTAGGATTATTGAGATTAGTTACTTATTTGGTTTCAATGTTGTgcaattattttaaaagaaaagtacTTAATAGTAAAGTGTAAATgttatcaaatttaatatttggtTTAATATAAGATAGCTATAACCAAcgcataaataatatatactatagAATTTTAAGTTCATTACTGGAAGTAAGCTGGCTGGCTAAGTAAAGACTTCAGCATACCTTCACAATACTAACAAATACTGACAATACTGTCAATTTAccaaaaatcttcgttgtttcCGTAACTCTTATATCTCAGACATAATAACAAGACTTTCTTATTGTAACTAACAAATTATTACAGTCTTTTATATTGACTGCGTAAATTATAGCACTGTTTTTGTTAACATAACATTACGTTTGCATCTATACCAGAAATTGAATGAATGACTAAACTGAATTACTTTCAATATAAATTCAAGTTCCTTATCAATCCCATATCatgaattcattatttttggtattttgtaTCACTTACATATAAACTTATGTGACATAAAAGGCAAAGAAAACACGGGATTCGGGAAAAACATTCGGAACTTTGTTATGTCAGTATTGTCAAGTTGACATTGACATAACATAGTCCACACCTGTCATTATTAGGGTGCGTTCACGACCTAATGGTAATTTGGCTGGAACTTCCCTCTTGTGCGCATTTTTAATGTGACTTAGAGTTATTACGCACTGTCGACTAGCCTTGCCTAGCTAGGCGGCTTGGGTTCTCGGCGACCAAAACACAGGAAACTAAGGCTAGACCAAGCCAAACTTACGCTTGGCATCACTAAAACATGTTGTGCGTGGAATTCTTCACAACTATGTATGTTCGAGCGAGAGACCGGCGACGCTGTCGCTTGTGCGTCGTCGCTACACACGACGTCAcgtcgttaaacataaatcacGGTGTATTTATTTCACCACTTGATGTTCATTCCAGTAAAAAGGCTTGTAGCTATTTAACTGGTTGTAACAATTTCGTATTGTTTCAGATCCCTCAACAGACTTCATCAAACATAATATCGTTAAGCCTACATTGCAGCATGGCAGAACGAAGAGAGAAATCACATCTACAAAAGATGTGGTCAGCACCATTATACCTACATTTTCTAAGTAGCTATCGCTACGCTAACTATAGGCCGCATGGGCGTCGCCGGGGGCAGGGCATAATTTCTAACTATactataagtatacatatatacgCCCCCATCTGCTGGCGACGCCCTTGACACTATCTATATGATACTGCGTATGTGTATAATCTAATCAGTCATTTATTATGTTCATTTTGCAGACAGGAACCCACCACCGCGATGTGATCATAACTGTGAGCATCGACGGCGAGGAACAAGTGCTCGAACTGCAACTTAACGAGGTGCTGGTGCCGCGAGGACACTCTCTGATCTATCAGCAGGATGGCCGGTCAATAGTTCATGTGCCAAAGAGAGaggtgcgatagagaggcagatgacgaaattttttttgagttacTTTTAAGGAGTTTAGAGGGTTTCCTATATGATATACTTTATTTGACGCCGAAATTTCCCGGAGGGATATCCCGGGGGGATCCATGAGTTGTTATTGCCTTTGACGCTAAGGGCCATATCCCACCGGGACAACACGGCAGCGCAACCAATAAAATGTATAGGGTATCTTACCGACATCCTAAAAGTCACGAATGAACTGTTGGTAGCCATATTTGATGCATTAAGATAATAAAATGATTGCAGGAGTTGGACTTATGCCAATACATGGGACGCGTGCGCGGTAAGCAGGGCTCGTGGGCTGCGGTCTCAACGTGTGACGGAGTGCAGGGCGTCATCTACGACGGACAGCAGCTGCGGTACATCGAGCCTGCTCACGGTTAGTCTTCGATACAAACATTATTCCAGTACCCAGATATATGTCAGCACTTGACGCGTGCGCGGTAAGCCAGGCTCGTGGGCCGC
This genomic interval carries:
- the LOC133529517 gene encoding uncharacterized protein LOC133529517 isoform X1; translated protein: MVTILDILNEDCWRLVLNLLATEDVIRSERISRGWQDVIFRYLQDVGISIEYPWYGHRASRTQRILKMEEDDPEKFKQLTRKWGSCIKKTDCVNEHSLEVIRKNCPDLEDVTFYGLQEDALSSGSTKTFKKLKRVHFRGCDSVRILHTHYVKTSNFKECFAFCGLYCFILKAYYGNTCCMNKKQLTDKCVRHWLMNYNIEELVVWGAEEITGKCLVTPHSAKLKGLCFKECEALDFRHLLSAAKHLTHLKKFELVYVPREIFQNVHSVLDKLPELEDLCLRWEKKMELGDDWAESIGRLRLRRLDVSFNPNVTDEWLEKACCGFGRLNDLYLEGCLGVTGRGAKAACSVAGPALQRLQLGSNVKINDTCVEEIVRTCPNLVWINLSYCYGITGDIVARLGKARGVRNRKMRLIVQGTVVEGFGKDKYPWLILDFED
- the LOC133529517 gene encoding uncharacterized protein LOC133529517 isoform X2; translation: MVTILDILNEDCWRLVLNLLATEDVIRSERISRGWQDVIFRYLQDVGISIEYPWYGHRASRTQRILKMEEDDPEKFKQLTRKWGSCIKKTDCVNEHSLEVIRKNCPDLEDVTFYGLQEDALSSGSTKTFKKLKRVHFRGCDSLTDKCVRHWLMNYNIEELVVWGAEEITGKCLVTPHSAKLKGLCFKECEALDFRHLLSAAKHLTHLKKFELVYVPREIFQNVHSVLDKLPELEDLCLRWEKKMELGDDWAESIGRLRLRRLDVSFNPNVTDEWLEKACCGFGRLNDLYLEGCLGVTGRGAKAACSVAGPALQRLQLGSNVKINDTCVEEIVRTCPNLVWINLSYCYGITGDIVARLGKARGVRNRKMRLIVQGTVVEGFGKDKYPWLILDFED